The Myxocyprinus asiaticus isolate MX2 ecotype Aquarium Trade chromosome 26, UBuf_Myxa_2, whole genome shotgun sequence genome has a window encoding:
- the LOC127417412 gene encoding E3 ubiquitin-protein ligase Siah1 isoform X2, which translates to MDEEMSRQTATALPTGTSKCPPSQRVPTLSGTTASNSDLASLFECPVCFDYVLPPILQCQSGHLVCSNCRPKLTCCPTCRGPLGSIRNLAMEKVANSVLFPCKYASSGCEVTLPHTDKAEHEELCEFRPYSCPCPGASCKWQGSLDAVMPHLLHQHKSITTLQGEDIVFLATDINLPGAVDWVMMQSCFGFHFMLVLEKQEKYDGHQQFFAIVQLIGTRKQAENFAYRLELNGHRRRLTWEATPRSIHEGIATAIMNSDCLVFDTSIAQLFAENGNLGINVTISMC; encoded by the coding sequence AAATGAGTCGCCAGACTGCCACAGCGCTGCCCACAGGAACCTCTAAATGTCCTCCTTCTCAGCGCGTCCCAACCTTGTCGGGCACCACCGCGTCCAACAGTGACCTCGCCAGTCTgtttgagtgcccggtctgtttCGACTATGTCCTGCCCCCCATCCTGCAGTGCCAGAGCGGCCACTTGGTTTGTAGCAACTGTCGGCCCAAACTTACCTGCTGCCCTACCTGCAGAGGCCCACTTGGGTCAATCCGCAATTTGGCCATGGAAAAAGTGGCCAACTCTGTGCTGTTCCCCTGCAAGTATGCCTCATCAGGCTGCGAAGTCACGTTACCGCACACGGACAAGGCAGAGCATGAGGAGCTTTGTGAATTCCGGCCATACTCTTGCCCGTGTCCTGGCGCCTCATGCAAGTGGCAGGGCTCGCTTGATGCCGTCATGCCCCACTTGCTACACCAGCACAAGTCCATAACCACGCTACAGGGTGAGGATATTGTCTTCCTGGCCACAGACATCAACCTGCCTGGTGCGGTGGACTGGGTCATGATGCAGTCGTGCTTCGGCTTCCATTTTATGCTTGTGCTGGAGAAGCAGGAGAAATACGATGGTCACCAACAGTTCTTTGCCATTGTGCAGCTGATTGGCACACGGAAACAGGCGGAAAACTTTGCCTATCGTCTTGAGCTGAATGGCCACCGGCGGCGACTCACCTGGGAGGCCACGCCACGTTCTATCCATGAGGGCATCGCCACCGCCATCATGAACAGTGACTGTCTGGTGTTCGACACCTCCATCGCTCAGCTGTTCGCAGAGAACGGCAACTTGGGCATTAACGTCACCATATCAATGTGCTGA